In one Acidimicrobiales bacterium genomic region, the following are encoded:
- the carB gene encoding carbamoyl-phosphate synthase large subunit, producing MPRRDDLSSILVIGSGPIVIGQACEFDYSGAQACRALRAEGYRVVLVNSNPATIMTDPELADATYVEPLSAEVVAAVIERERPDAVLPTMGGQTALNLAMALARSGVLAGLGVELIGANTEAIATAEDRERFKAAMTEIGLKVPASGFAHSLEEALAVGESIGYPVMVRPSYILGGRGTGIAADRDALASLAADGLAASPVGEILVERSIAGWKEFELEVMRDRADNCVVVCSIENFDPMGVHTGDSITVAPAQTLSDVEYQAMRDAAFACIRRVGVETGGSNIQFALDPRSGEQLVIEMNPRVSRSSALASKATGFPIAKIAARLAVGYTLDEIANDITGATPASFEPTIDYVVTKVPRWAFEKLPGTPDRLGTRMQSVGEAMAIGRTFPESLQKALRALERGRLGLNADPAEAAYEAFATDELLELAAVATPERPFQLEAALRRGVSVARLAEVTGIDPWFLERLEEIVLERRRLEALAAEQGDAALAAIGRGDWRRLKRLGFADAQVAHLLGRPEAEVRAARRAAGVEATFKTVDTCGAEFAADTPYYYSTFEDESEVRPARRPRVVILGAGPNRIGQGIEFDYCCVHASLALREAGFETVMVNCNPETVSTDYDTSDRLYFEPITEEDVAAVLEAEAAAGAGGVVGVIVSLGGQTPLKLAGRLPEGVVLGTSPASIDLAEDRERWAALCARLGIPQPPGGTARTLEQARAVVARIGYPALVRPSYVLGGRAMEIVYDDEDLARAMAELAAFSGGAPAGSLGREGGLSAERPVLIDRFLEDAIEVDVDAVRDGAGEVLIGGVLEHVEEAGVHSGDSACAIPPPTLDRETVAALERHTAEIAAALDVRGPINVQYAVKQGQVFVLEANPRASRTVPFVAKATGVPLAKVAARVILGATLDELRREGLLRRPARGAHVSVKEAVLPFDRFPGVDALLGPEMRSTGEVMGVASTFGLAFAKSQIAAGNALPSEGAVFLSLADRDKPAGIEAARSFVELGFSLAATSGTAAALEAAGLPVATRVAKLGEPRRDGEGVDALELISSGAVHLVVNTPRGRGPRADGAYIRRAASAHGVPILTTVAAARAAAAGIADWARLGLEVRSLQELHGT from the coding sequence ATGCCCCGGCGCGACGACCTGTCGTCGATCCTCGTCATCGGCTCCGGCCCGATCGTCATCGGCCAGGCCTGCGAGTTCGACTACTCGGGGGCGCAGGCCTGCCGGGCGCTTCGCGCCGAGGGGTACCGCGTCGTCCTCGTCAACTCGAACCCGGCGACGATCATGACCGACCCGGAGCTCGCCGACGCGACCTACGTCGAGCCGCTCAGCGCCGAGGTCGTCGCCGCTGTCATCGAGCGCGAGCGGCCCGACGCCGTCCTGCCGACGATGGGCGGCCAGACGGCGCTCAACCTGGCGATGGCGCTGGCGCGCTCGGGCGTGCTCGCGGGCCTCGGCGTCGAGCTCATCGGGGCGAACACGGAGGCGATCGCGACCGCTGAGGACCGCGAGCGGTTCAAGGCCGCGATGACCGAGATCGGCCTCAAGGTGCCGGCCTCGGGCTTCGCGCACAGCCTCGAGGAGGCCCTCGCGGTCGGCGAGTCGATCGGCTACCCGGTGATGGTCCGCCCGTCGTACATCCTCGGCGGGCGCGGGACGGGGATCGCCGCCGACCGGGACGCCCTCGCGTCCTTGGCGGCCGACGGGCTCGCCGCGAGCCCGGTCGGCGAGATCCTCGTCGAGCGCTCCATCGCCGGCTGGAAGGAGTTCGAGCTCGAGGTGATGCGCGACCGCGCCGACAACTGCGTCGTCGTCTGCTCGATCGAGAACTTCGACCCGATGGGGGTGCACACCGGCGACTCGATCACGGTCGCGCCGGCCCAGACGCTCTCGGACGTCGAGTACCAGGCGATGCGCGACGCCGCGTTCGCGTGCATCCGGCGGGTCGGCGTCGAGACCGGCGGCTCGAACATCCAGTTCGCCCTCGATCCGCGAAGCGGCGAGCAGCTCGTCATCGAGATGAACCCGCGGGTGTCGCGCTCGTCCGCGCTCGCCTCGAAGGCGACCGGGTTCCCGATCGCGAAGATCGCCGCGCGCCTCGCGGTCGGCTACACGCTCGACGAGATCGCGAACGACATCACCGGGGCGACCCCGGCGAGCTTCGAGCCGACGATCGACTACGTCGTGACGAAGGTCCCCCGCTGGGCCTTCGAGAAGCTGCCGGGGACCCCGGACCGCCTGGGGACGCGCATGCAGTCCGTCGGCGAGGCGATGGCGATCGGGCGGACCTTCCCCGAGTCGCTGCAGAAGGCGCTGCGCGCCCTCGAGCGGGGCCGGCTCGGCCTGAACGCCGACCCCGCCGAGGCCGCCTACGAGGCGTTCGCCACCGACGAGCTCCTCGAGCTCGCCGCCGTCGCCACCCCCGAGCGGCCGTTCCAGCTCGAGGCGGCGCTGCGCCGCGGCGTGAGCGTGGCGCGCCTCGCCGAGGTGACGGGGATCGACCCGTGGTTCCTCGAGCGCCTCGAGGAGATCGTGCTCGAGCGGCGCCGCCTCGAGGCGCTCGCGGCCGAGCAGGGCGACGCCGCCCTCGCCGCGATCGGGCGCGGCGACTGGCGCCGCCTGAAGCGCCTCGGCTTCGCCGACGCCCAGGTCGCCCACCTCCTCGGGCGCCCGGAGGCGGAGGTGCGCGCCGCGCGCAGGGCCGCGGGCGTTGAGGCGACCTTCAAGACCGTGGACACCTGCGGCGCCGAGTTCGCCGCCGACACCCCCTACTACTACTCGACCTTCGAGGACGAGTCCGAGGTCCGTCCGGCCCGACGGCCACGCGTCGTCATCCTCGGCGCCGGCCCGAACCGCATCGGCCAGGGGATCGAGTTCGACTACTGCTGCGTGCACGCCTCGCTCGCGCTGCGCGAGGCAGGGTTCGAGACGGTGATGGTGAACTGCAACCCCGAGACGGTGTCGACCGACTACGACACCTCCGACCGCCTCTACTTCGAGCCGATCACCGAGGAGGACGTGGCGGCCGTCCTCGAGGCGGAGGCGGCGGCGGGCGCAGGCGGCGTCGTGGGCGTCATCGTCTCGCTCGGCGGCCAGACGCCGCTCAAGCTCGCCGGGCGGCTCCCCGAGGGCGTCGTGCTCGGCACCTCGCCGGCCTCGATCGACCTCGCCGAGGACCGCGAGCGCTGGGCGGCGCTGTGCGCCCGCCTCGGCATCCCCCAGCCACCCGGGGGCACGGCGCGCACCCTCGAGCAGGCCCGCGCCGTCGTGGCGCGCATCGGCTACCCGGCGCTCGTCCGGCCGAGCTACGTGCTCGGCGGGCGCGCCATGGAGATCGTCTACGACGACGAGGACCTCGCGCGCGCGATGGCCGAGCTGGCCGCCTTCTCGGGCGGCGCGCCGGCCGGCTCGCTCGGGCGCGAGGGCGGGCTGTCGGCGGAGCGGCCGGTGCTCATCGACCGCTTCCTCGAGGACGCCATCGAGGTGGACGTCGACGCGGTGCGCGACGGCGCGGGGGAGGTCCTGATCGGCGGCGTGCTCGAGCACGTCGAGGAGGCCGGCGTGCACTCGGGCGACTCGGCATGCGCCATCCCGCCGCCGACGCTCGATCGCGAGACCGTCGCCGCGCTCGAGCGCCACACGGCCGAGATCGCCGCCGCGCTCGACGTGCGGGGTCCGATCAACGTCCAGTACGCGGTGAAGCAGGGGCAGGTGTTCGTGCTCGAGGCGAACCCTCGCGCCTCGCGCACGGTGCCGTTCGTCGCCAAGGCGACCGGGGTGCCCCTCGCCAAGGTCGCCGCCCGGGTGATCCTCGGCGCCACCTTGGACGAGCTGCGCAGGGAGGGCCTGCTGCGGCGGCCGGCGCGTGGCGCCCACGTGAGCGTGAAGGAGGCCGTGCTCCCCTTCGACCGCTTCCCGGGCGTGGACGCGCTCTTGGGCCCGGAGATGCGCTCGACGGGGGAGGTGATGGGCGTGGCCTCGACCTTCGGCCTCGCCTTCGCCAAGAGCCAGATCGCGGCGGGCAACGCGCTGCCGAGCGAAGGCGCCGTCTTCCTCTCGCTCGCGGACCGCGACAAGCCGGCGGGCATCGAGGCGGCGCGCTCGTTCGTCGAGCTCGGCTTCAGCCTGGCGGCGACGAGCGGCACCGCGGCGGCGCTCGAGGCCGCCGGCCTCCCCGTCGCGACGCGCGTCGCCAAGCTCGGGGAGCCCCGGCGCGACGGGGAGGGGGTCGACGCGCTCGAGCTCATCTCGAGCGGTGCCGTCCACCTCGTCGTGAACACCCCGCGAGGGCGCGGCCCGCGCGCCGACGGCGCCTACATCCGGCGCGCGGCCTCGGCGCACGGGGTCCCGATCCTCACGACCGTCGCCGCCGCCCGGGCGGCCGCCGCGGGCATCGCCGACTGGGCCCGCCTCGGCCTCGAGGTGCGCAGCCTCCAGGAGCTGCACGGCACGTGA
- the carA gene encoding glutamine-hydrolyzing carbamoyl-phosphate synthase small subunit, which produces MSGARRERPAALLVLADGTTFEGEAIGALATGALAVATGELVFNTAMCGYQEIITDPSYAGQVIAFTYPHIGNYGVNRHDDEARRPAARGVVVRELAARPSSWRAEEDLESFLARNGLGGLTGVDTRRLTRHVREAGAMGCAFGTLGEAELAAAARAEPGTTGADLVGAVTTPAPYVVPGGPWRVVAYDFGVKATMLRCLSAFAAVEVVPARTPAGEVLERRPDGVFLSNGPGDPAALGDIVAEVRKLLGAVPLFGICLGHQLLAGALGGTTYKLRFGHHGANHPVRRLETGTVEITSQNHGFAVAEGSVEGARVTHVNLNDGVIEGLACEDVPAFSVQYHPEAGPGPHDARYLFDEFRRLMATHRRGRRDAAS; this is translated from the coding sequence GTGAGCGGCGCGCGCCGGGAGCGACCGGCCGCCCTCCTCGTGCTCGCGGACGGGACCACCTTCGAGGGCGAGGCGATCGGCGCGCTCGCCACGGGAGCGCTCGCCGTCGCCACGGGGGAGCTCGTCTTCAACACCGCGATGTGCGGCTACCAGGAGATCATCACCGATCCCTCCTACGCCGGGCAGGTGATCGCCTTCACCTACCCCCACATCGGCAACTACGGCGTGAACCGCCACGACGACGAGGCGCGCCGGCCCGCGGCGCGCGGCGTCGTCGTGCGCGAGCTGGCGGCGCGCCCGAGCAGCTGGCGCGCCGAGGAGGACCTCGAGTCCTTCCTCGCCCGCAACGGCCTCGGGGGGCTGACCGGCGTGGACACCCGGCGGCTCACCCGCCACGTGCGCGAGGCGGGCGCGATGGGCTGCGCCTTCGGCACGCTCGGCGAGGCCGAGCTCGCCGCGGCGGCGCGTGCCGAGCCGGGCACGACCGGCGCCGACCTCGTCGGTGCCGTCACCACCCCCGCCCCCTACGTCGTCCCCGGCGGGCCGTGGCGCGTCGTCGCGTACGACTTCGGGGTCAAGGCGACGATGCTGCGCTGCCTGTCGGCCTTCGCCGCCGTCGAGGTCGTCCCGGCGCGCACCCCCGCCGGCGAGGTGCTCGAGCGGCGGCCCGACGGCGTCTTCCTCTCGAACGGTCCGGGCGACCCCGCCGCGCTCGGCGACATCGTCGCCGAGGTCCGCAAGCTCCTCGGCGCGGTGCCCCTCTTCGGCATCTGCCTCGGCCACCAGCTGCTCGCCGGCGCGCTCGGCGGGACGACCTACAAGCTGCGCTTCGGCCACCACGGGGCGAACCACCCGGTCCGCCGCCTCGAGACCGGGACCGTCGAGATCACGAGCCAGAACCACGGCTTCGCGGTCGCCGAGGGCAGCGTCGAGGGGGCGCGCGTGACGCACGTCAACCTGAACGACGGCGTCATCGAGGGGCTCGCCTGCGAGGACGTGCCCGCCTTCTCCGTGCAGTACCACCCGGAGGCCGGTCCCGGCCCCCACGACGCGCGCTACCTGTTCGACGAGTTCAGGCGGCTCATGGCAACCCACCGCCGCGGGCGACGGGACGCGGCGAGCTGA
- a CDS encoding dihydroorotase translates to MARGAATLVVRGGTVVDERGERRADVLVEGGLVREVAPAIEAPRGARTLDASGCYVAPGLVDLHAHLREPGGEVAETVETGARAAALGGYSAVVAMPNTEPAIDSASVARDVLALGRGACVEVAVAGAITVGRRGERLAPLAEMAALGVRLFTDDGRGVQDAGLMRRALEYASDLGVVLAQHCEDEALAAGGLMHEGAWSSRLGVPGQPALAESAMVARDLALVRLTGARLHLLHLSTRAAVALVAAAKAEGLPVTAEATPHHLVLTDAALASFDPVFKVNPPLREDADVAALREALASGVVDAVATDHAPHPPEAKDEPLETAPPGMLGLETALALCHSELCASEAPLLTPGALFARLSAHPARIAGLPGHGGPVAAGRPAHLCVFDPSATWVVDPRALASRSRNTPFAGRRLTGRVRHTVVAGEAVVVDGEAQR, encoded by the coding sequence GTGGCTAGGGGCGCGGCGACGCTCGTCGTGCGCGGCGGGACCGTCGTGGACGAGCGGGGGGAGCGGCGGGCCGACGTGCTCGTCGAGGGCGGGCTCGTGCGCGAGGTCGCCCCGGCGATCGAGGCGCCGCGCGGGGCGCGCACGTTGGACGCGTCGGGCTGCTACGTCGCGCCCGGCCTCGTCGACCTCCACGCGCACCTGCGCGAGCCGGGCGGCGAGGTCGCCGAGACGGTCGAGACCGGCGCCCGGGCCGCCGCCCTCGGCGGCTACAGCGCGGTCGTCGCGATGCCGAACACCGAGCCGGCGATCGACTCCGCCTCGGTGGCGCGCGACGTCCTGGCGCTCGGCCGCGGCGCCTGCGTGGAGGTGGCCGTGGCCGGGGCGATCACCGTCGGCCGGCGCGGCGAGCGCCTCGCCCCGCTCGCGGAGATGGCGGCGCTCGGCGTGCGTCTGTTCACCGACGACGGCCGCGGCGTCCAGGACGCCGGGCTGATGCGGCGCGCCCTCGAGTACGCCTCCGACCTCGGCGTCGTGCTCGCCCAGCACTGCGAGGACGAGGCGCTCGCGGCGGGCGGACTCATGCACGAGGGAGCCTGGTCGAGCCGCCTCGGGGTCCCGGGCCAGCCGGCGCTCGCCGAGTCCGCGATGGTGGCGCGAGACCTCGCCCTCGTCCGGCTCACCGGCGCCCGGCTGCACCTCCTGCACCTGTCGACGCGCGCCGCGGTCGCGCTCGTCGCCGCGGCGAAGGCCGAGGGCCTCCCGGTCACCGCCGAGGCGACGCCGCACCACCTCGTCCTCACCGACGCCGCCCTCGCGAGCTTCGACCCCGTCTTCAAGGTGAACCCGCCCCTGCGGGAGGACGCGGACGTCGCGGCGCTGCGCGAGGCGCTCGCGAGCGGCGTCGTCGACGCGGTGGCGACGGACCACGCCCCGCACCCGCCCGAGGCGAAGGACGAGCCGCTCGAGACCGCCCCGCCGGGCATGCTCGGCCTCGAGACGGCGCTCGCGCTCTGCCACAGCGAGCTGTGCGCCTCCGAGGCGCCGCTGCTCACGCCCGGCGCCCTCTTCGCCCGCCTGAGCGCGCACCCGGCGCGCATCGCCGGCCTACCGGGCCACGGCGGCCCGGTGGCCGCCGGGCGTCCGGCGCACCTGTGCGTCTTCGACCCGTCGGCGACCTGGGTCGTCGACCCGCGGGCGCTCGCCAGCCGGTCGCGCAACACGCCCTTCGCCGGCCGCCGGCTCACCGGGCGGGTCCGCCACACCGTCGTGGCGGGGGAGGCCGTGGTCGTCGACGGGGAGGCGCAGCGGTGA
- a CDS encoding aspartate carbamoyltransferase catalytic subunit encodes MTGAAPARRHLLTIGDLGREGILEVLDLAEAFSEVADRPIPKVPSLRGRTVATVFFEPSTRTRLSFEAAAKRLSADTMTFAPATSSLAKGESLRDTVETLDAMGADALVVRHPSAGVPQRVASWVAAAVVNAGDGQHEHPTQALLDCFTIREALARRRGTAPGDLSGLRVGIVGDVRHSRVARSDVAAFSLLGAEVVLVGPSTLLPPSLEGWPVSTSHDLDAVLEDLDVVYLLRLQLERMRGDLLPSLREYAQRFGLSTRRAARLRPGALVLHPGPLNRGVEIDAEVAASPMSLVTRQVRNGVAVRMAVLFLLLAQPAVGEARAGARAARSGRG; translated from the coding sequence GTGACGGGCGCGGCGCCGGCCCGGCGCCACCTGCTCACGATCGGCGACCTCGGACGGGAGGGGATCCTCGAGGTGCTCGACCTCGCCGAGGCCTTCTCCGAGGTCGCCGACCGCCCGATCCCGAAGGTCCCCTCCCTGCGGGGCAGGACCGTCGCCACGGTCTTCTTCGAGCCCTCGACGCGCACGCGCCTGTCCTTCGAGGCGGCGGCGAAGCGGCTCTCCGCGGACACGATGACCTTCGCCCCGGCGACGTCGTCGCTCGCCAAGGGCGAGTCGCTGCGCGACACGGTGGAGACGCTCGACGCCATGGGGGCGGACGCGCTCGTCGTGCGCCACCCGTCGGCCGGGGTGCCCCAGCGCGTCGCCTCCTGGGTCGCCGCCGCGGTGGTCAACGCCGGCGACGGCCAGCACGAGCACCCCACCCAGGCGCTCCTCGACTGCTTCACGATCCGCGAGGCGCTCGCCCGGCGCCGCGGCACGGCGCCGGGCGACCTGTCGGGGCTGCGCGTCGGCATCGTCGGCGACGTGCGCCACTCGCGCGTCGCCCGCTCGGACGTCGCCGCCTTCTCCCTGCTCGGCGCAGAGGTCGTCCTCGTCGGGCCCTCGACGCTGCTCCCGCCCTCCCTCGAGGGCTGGCCGGTGTCGACGAGCCACGACCTCGACGCCGTGCTCGAGGACCTCGACGTCGTCTACCTCCTGCGCCTGCAGCTCGAGCGCATGCGCGGCGACCTCCTGCCCTCGCTGCGGGAGTACGCGCAGCGCTTCGGCCTGAGCACGCGCCGCGCCGCGCGCCTGCGCCCCGGCGCGCTCGTGCTGCACCCCGGGCCGCTGAACCGGGGCGTCGAGATCGACGCCGAGGTCGCCGCGTCCCCGATGTCCCTCGTCACCCGCCAGGTGCGGAACGGCGTGGCGGTGCGCATGGCCGTCCTCTTCCTCCTCCTCGCCCAGCCGGCCGTCGGCGAGGCGCGCGCCGGCGCGCGCGCCGCGCGCTCCGGCCGTGGCTAG
- the pyrR gene encoding bifunctional pyr operon transcriptional regulator/uracil phosphoribosyltransferase PyrR, producing the protein MAERERRLARRGGRAFVPRAVIMGPEDVGRALVRIAHEVVERNHGAADLVLLGLQTGGVPIAARLARHLEEITGAPVPLGSLDVSFYRDDIGLRPLVPEEATQVPGDLTGRTVVLVDDVLFTGRTVRAALDALGDHGRARAVQLAVLVDRGHRELPIRPDYVGKNLPTRRDELVEATLAGVRLGEAAR; encoded by the coding sequence GTGGCCGAGCGAGAGCGGCGCCTGGCGCGCCGAGGCGGGCGCGCCTTCGTCCCCCGTGCCGTGATCATGGGGCCCGAGGACGTCGGCCGGGCCCTCGTGCGCATCGCCCACGAGGTCGTCGAGCGCAACCACGGGGCGGCGGACCTCGTCCTGCTCGGCCTGCAGACCGGCGGCGTGCCGATCGCGGCCCGTCTCGCGCGCCACCTCGAGGAGATCACCGGCGCGCCCGTGCCCCTCGGCTCGCTCGACGTCTCCTTCTACCGCGACGACATCGGACTGCGCCCCCTCGTGCCCGAGGAGGCGACGCAGGTGCCGGGCGACCTCACCGGGCGGACCGTCGTCCTCGTCGACGACGTCCTGTTCACCGGCCGGACCGTGCGCGCCGCGCTCGACGCGCTCGGCGACCACGGCAGGGCGCGCGCGGTGCAGCTCGCGGTGCTCGTCGACCGCGGGCATCGCGAGCTGCCGATCCGGCCCGACTACGTCGGCAAGAACCTGCCGACGAGGCGCGACGAGCTCGTCGAGGCGACGCTCGCGGGCGTCCGCCTCGGCGAGGCGGCGAGGTGA
- a CDS encoding SHOCT domain-containing protein: MVAAQFGAGQVAYSILWFFLFFVEIWLMLSVFIDVFRSHDLRGWAKAAWIIFVLAVPLLGILAYLIVRGDKMRAHQLHASPWREGVPGAPTSGPGYQRSVVEDLHRLAELRDRGDISADEYRRLKEHLLGDHGI; this comes from the coding sequence ATGGTCGCGGCGCAGTTCGGGGCGGGGCAGGTCGCGTACTCGATCCTGTGGTTCTTCCTCTTCTTCGTCGAGATCTGGCTGATGCTGAGCGTCTTCATCGACGTCTTCCGCAGCCACGACCTGCGGGGCTGGGCGAAGGCGGCCTGGATCATCTTCGTCCTCGCCGTCCCGCTCCTCGGCATCCTCGCCTACCTCATCGTGCGCGGGGACAAGATGCGCGCCCACCAGCTGCACGCCTCCCCGTGGCGCGAGGGCGTACCCGGGGCGCCGACCAGCGGTCCCGGCTACCAGCGCAGCGTCGTCGAGGACCTCCACCGCCTCGCCGAGCTGCGCGACCGCGGCGACATCTCGGCCGACGAGTACCGGCGCCTGAAGGAGCACCTCCTCGGCGACCACGGCATCTGA
- a CDS encoding AIR synthase-related protein, with product MRPGAGSPGRYEAAGVDYATLDRAKRDALAAAAATSGLARRRGALVEEASRGEPAVVVRAGAARLGFVLECLGTKSMIARAYEEETGVDRFAAVGFDTVAAAANDCACVGALPVVVNAYFATGSAAWYAGGRHASLVEGFRRGCEAAGAAWGGGESPALPGLVAADQIDLAASVVGLVPEGHEPILGVELAPGDEIVLVASSGLHANGASLARDVAAALEDGWRTRLPSGRSLGEAVLDESVVYVPLVEALLEARLPVHYLSHITGHGLRKLMRAPRDLTYVVSRLPAVPEVLAFLAEAAGLSPAEAYGTLNMGAGFACYVAPGAGGEVVDLASTLGLAALVAGTVREGPRRVVLEEAGVAFEAEALELR from the coding sequence GTGAGGCCGGGAGCGGGCTCGCCGGGCCGCTACGAGGCCGCCGGGGTCGACTACGCGACCTTGGATCGGGCCAAGCGGGACGCGCTCGCCGCGGCGGCGGCGACCTCGGGGCTCGCGCGCCGGCGCGGCGCGCTCGTCGAGGAGGCGTCGCGCGGCGAGCCGGCGGTCGTCGTGCGCGCCGGCGCGGCGCGCCTCGGGTTCGTCCTCGAGTGCCTCGGGACGAAGTCGATGATCGCCCGAGCCTACGAGGAGGAGACGGGGGTCGACCGCTTCGCGGCCGTCGGCTTCGACACCGTGGCCGCCGCGGCGAACGACTGCGCGTGCGTCGGGGCCCTCCCCGTCGTCGTCAACGCCTACTTCGCCACCGGGTCGGCGGCCTGGTACGCGGGGGGGCGGCACGCCTCCCTCGTCGAGGGCTTCCGGCGCGGCTGCGAGGCGGCGGGCGCCGCGTGGGGCGGCGGGGAGTCCCCGGCGCTGCCGGGGCTCGTGGCGGCCGACCAGATCGACCTCGCGGCGAGCGTCGTCGGCCTCGTGCCCGAGGGCCACGAGCCGATCCTCGGTGTCGAGCTCGCGCCCGGCGACGAGATCGTCCTCGTCGCGTCGAGCGGGCTGCACGCGAACGGCGCCTCCCTCGCCCGGGACGTCGCCGCGGCGCTCGAGGACGGCTGGCGCACCCGGCTGCCGAGCGGGCGCTCGCTCGGCGAGGCCGTGCTCGACGAGAGCGTCGTCTACGTCCCCCTCGTCGAGGCGCTGCTCGAGGCGAGGCTGCCCGTCCACTACCTCTCGCACATCACCGGCCACGGGCTGCGCAAGTTGATGCGCGCGCCGCGCGACCTCACCTACGTCGTCTCGCGTCTGCCGGCGGTGCCCGAGGTCCTCGCCTTCCTCGCCGAGGCGGCGGGCCTGTCGCCGGCCGAGGCCTACGGGACGCTCAACATGGGGGCGGGCTTCGCCTGCTACGTGGCACCCGGGGCCGGCGGGGAGGTCGTCGACCTGGCGAGCACCCTCGGTCTCGCCGCCCTCGTCGCCGGGACGGTGCGCGAGGGCCCCCGGCGAGTCGTCCTCGAGGAGGCCGGCGTCGCCTTCGAGGCCGAGGCGCTCGAGCTGCGCTGA
- the nusB gene encoding transcription antitermination factor NusB → MSTSRGPSAPGGRPPGERRLGRERALGLLYEAEAKGVAPSEVLASLPVPPEEYARQLVEGVSGRLGELDALIGSAAESWAVERMPVVDRQLLRLGAYELVARPDVPVAVVIDEAVELAKQYSTEDSGRFVNGVLGAIARRVRAGEARPA, encoded by the coding sequence GTGAGTACCTCACGAGGGCCTAGCGCGCCAGGCGGCCGGCCCCCCGGCGAGCGCCGTCTCGGACGCGAGCGGGCGCTCGGGCTCCTCTACGAGGCCGAGGCGAAGGGGGTCGCGCCGAGCGAGGTCCTCGCCAGCCTGCCCGTGCCCCCCGAGGAGTACGCGCGCCAGCTCGTCGAGGGGGTGTCGGGCCGCCTCGGCGAGCTCGACGCGCTCATCGGGTCGGCCGCCGAGTCCTGGGCGGTCGAGCGCATGCCGGTGGTCGACCGCCAGCTGCTGCGCCTGGGGGCCTACGAGCTCGTGGCGCGCCCGGACGTGCCCGTCGCGGTCGTGATCGACGAGGCCGTCGAGCTCGCCAAGCAGTACTCGACCGAGGACTCCGGCCGGTTCGTGAACGGGGTCCTCGGGGCGATCGCGCGCCGGGTGCGCGCCGGCGAGGCCCGGCCGGCGTGA
- the efp gene encoding elongation factor P: MAISTNDLRNGMALDLPDGLFSVVEFQHVKPGKGGAFVRTKLRNLRTKAVVDRTFRADERVEQAVIDKREMQYLYRDGGDFVFMDRVSYEQLTVPAAALGDASSYLKEGDVVVLELYGGEIVDVDLPAAVELAVTETEPGVQGDRVSGARKPATTETGLVVQVPLFVDVGDRIKVDTRTGEYLTRA, translated from the coding sequence ATGGCCATCTCGACGAACGACCTGCGCAACGGCATGGCGCTCGACCTGCCCGACGGGCTCTTCTCGGTCGTCGAGTTCCAGCACGTCAAGCCGGGCAAGGGCGGCGCCTTCGTGCGGACGAAGCTGCGCAACCTGCGCACGAAGGCGGTGGTGGACCGGACCTTCCGGGCGGACGAGCGCGTCGAGCAGGCGGTCATCGACAAGCGCGAGATGCAGTACCTCTACCGGGACGGCGGGGACTTCGTCTTCATGGACCGCGTCTCCTACGAGCAGCTGACCGTGCCGGCGGCCGCGCTCGGCGACGCCTCGTCCTACCTGAAGGAGGGCGACGTCGTGGTCCTCGAGCTCTACGGCGGGGAGATCGTGGACGTGGACCTGCCCGCCGCGGTGGAGCTCGCCGTCACCGAGACCGAGCCGGGCGTGCAGGGAGACCGGGTCTCGGGCGCCCGCAAGCCCGCGACGACCGAGACCGGGCTCGTCGTCCAGGTCCCGCTCTTCGTCGACGTGGGCGACCGGATCAAGGTCGACACCCGGACGGGTGAGTACCTCACGAGGGCCTAG